From Myxococcus guangdongensis, the proteins below share one genomic window:
- the mobA gene encoding molybdenum cofactor guanylyltransferase, giving the protein MDPHHGTEFPDVTLAIIAGGQGRRLSGVPKGLLEVEGRTVLTRQLALSPHFGDVLLVANVPAPYAGYALRTVADQVPDKGAPGGVHAALTASGTRWVVTVACDMPFVSMEALRVLLDARGEDVDAVCFEVEGRMEPLLAVYRAELAPHWRALLPEDPSLRLLLSRFRSRVLPESALRAVDPTLRSLVNVNTPEDLSRHGVSLPPR; this is encoded by the coding sequence ATGGACCCCCACCACGGCACCGAGTTCCCGGACGTGACGCTCGCCATCATCGCGGGTGGCCAGGGCCGCCGCTTGTCGGGTGTGCCCAAGGGGCTCCTCGAGGTCGAGGGGCGCACCGTGCTCACACGGCAGCTCGCGCTGTCTCCCCACTTCGGGGACGTGCTCCTGGTGGCGAACGTGCCCGCACCCTACGCGGGATATGCCCTGCGCACGGTGGCGGACCAGGTCCCCGACAAGGGCGCTCCGGGCGGTGTGCACGCGGCGCTGACCGCGTCTGGCACGCGCTGGGTCGTCACCGTGGCGTGCGACATGCCTTTCGTGTCGATGGAGGCGCTGCGGGTGCTGCTCGACGCGCGCGGCGAGGACGTGGACGCGGTGTGCTTCGAGGTCGAGGGGCGGATGGAGCCGCTGCTCGCCGTGTATCGCGCCGAGCTGGCCCCCCACTGGCGGGCCCTGCTCCCGGAGGACCCGTCCCTGCGCCTGTTGCTCTCGCGCTTCCGCTCCCGGGTGCTGCCCGAGAGCGCCCTGCGCGCGGTGGACCCCACGCTGCGCTCCCTGGTCAACGTCAACACCCCCGAGGACCTCTCGCGGCACGGTGTCTCGCTGCCGCCACGGTGA